From one Pyxidicoccus xibeiensis genomic stretch:
- a CDS encoding TIGR02266 family protein produces MTESNQGAVGLVVKLPFATPEEFLAKYGANVTRGGIYLRARAVKPPGTLVTLDLRLAGGERLIHASAVVHFVTGQAGQGVPGMGLRFLNMDAQTRRFLDSALVTLPHAQSDVPPVPNGVGAADYTVPPPASAAAPAALAPAAPAVAPAPGAPPAAPVMMTDEALGLTTEEPKRTGLIIGIDLGTTNSCAAYTRNGKPGVLPSREGHNTVPSIIAVNTRGKLVVGHPAKGQMLTNPRQTVYGAKRLVGRAYSSTVVEHIKDRFHYEIAAGANGDAGVKLGDKIYTLQQLSALILREVREVAQNQLGQPISRAVITVPAYYNDNQRHAVREAGKLAGLYVERILNEPTAAALAYGYGRKLNQRVLVYDLGGGTFDASVLELNDNVYEVISTGGDTFLGGLDFDNAIVAYLLEEFHKKAGRPFQGDRVAMQRINDAAERAKCALSERTEMRVHVAFVTMIDDKPYDLDVTLTRQKLIELTEGLVDRTVQVCDEVLKVKGLGPKDVDEVILVGGQSRFPLVHEKITRFFGKPPSKGVHPDEAVALGAALLAHSLGQLEGVVLIDVLPMAIGVGLPGGRFKPVLERNTSLPATKSYSLSTHRDGQTELELTVFQGDSDKASDNEYLGTLKLAGLPKRPRGGVQVSITFEVNNESLLKVTAREATSGRVVTSTFSTRDTPEAVKAKLAQMEAESMSASSAHAGAVATGPASPVKAPTEAVPAHAAGAHTQAPKSPPAPRGATQAPAGVHAATAAVTVPKQKGFMRWLKGLFGRA; encoded by the coding sequence TTGACGGAATCGAATCAGGGTGCGGTCGGGCTGGTCGTGAAGCTGCCCTTCGCGACACCCGAGGAGTTCCTGGCGAAGTACGGCGCCAACGTCACCCGGGGAGGCATCTACCTGCGCGCCCGCGCGGTGAAGCCGCCGGGGACGCTCGTCACGCTGGACCTGCGGCTGGCCGGGGGCGAGCGCCTCATCCACGCCTCCGCGGTCGTCCACTTCGTCACCGGTCAGGCCGGCCAGGGCGTGCCCGGCATGGGCCTGCGCTTCCTGAACATGGACGCGCAGACGCGCCGCTTCCTCGACTCGGCGCTCGTCACCCTGCCCCACGCCCAGTCGGACGTCCCCCCGGTCCCCAACGGCGTGGGCGCGGCCGACTACACCGTCCCACCTCCCGCTTCCGCCGCCGCGCCCGCGGCGCTCGCTCCGGCGGCGCCCGCCGTGGCTCCCGCGCCGGGTGCGCCGCCGGCCGCGCCGGTGATGATGACGGACGAGGCGCTGGGGCTGACGACGGAGGAGCCCAAGCGCACCGGCCTCATCATCGGCATCGACCTGGGGACGACGAACTCCTGCGCGGCGTACACGCGCAACGGGAAGCCCGGGGTGCTGCCCAGCCGCGAGGGCCACAACACGGTGCCCTCCATCATCGCCGTCAACACGCGCGGCAAGCTGGTGGTGGGCCACCCCGCCAAGGGGCAGATGCTCACCAACCCCCGGCAGACGGTGTACGGCGCCAAGCGACTGGTGGGCCGGGCCTACAGCTCCACCGTGGTGGAGCACATCAAGGACCGTTTCCACTACGAGATTGCCGCGGGCGCCAACGGCGACGCGGGCGTGAAGCTGGGCGACAAGATCTACACGCTGCAGCAGCTGTCCGCGCTCATCCTCCGCGAGGTGCGCGAGGTGGCGCAGAACCAGCTGGGGCAGCCCATCTCCCGCGCGGTCATCACCGTCCCCGCCTACTACAACGACAACCAGCGCCACGCGGTGCGCGAGGCCGGGAAGCTGGCCGGCCTGTACGTGGAGCGCATCCTCAACGAGCCCACCGCGGCGGCGCTGGCGTACGGCTACGGCCGCAAGCTGAACCAGCGCGTGCTGGTGTACGACCTGGGCGGCGGCACGTTCGACGCGTCCGTGCTGGAGCTGAACGACAACGTCTACGAGGTCATCTCCACCGGCGGCGACACGTTCCTCGGCGGGCTCGACTTCGACAACGCCATCGTCGCGTACCTGCTGGAGGAGTTCCACAAGAAGGCCGGCCGGCCCTTCCAGGGGGACCGGGTGGCCATGCAGCGCATCAACGACGCGGCCGAGCGCGCCAAGTGCGCGCTGTCGGAGCGCACGGAGATGCGCGTGCACGTGGCCTTCGTCACGATGATCGACGACAAGCCCTATGACCTGGACGTCACGCTGACGCGCCAGAAGCTCATCGAGCTGACCGAGGGCCTGGTGGACCGCACCGTCCAGGTCTGCGACGAGGTGCTCAAGGTCAAGGGGCTGGGGCCCAAGGACGTGGACGAGGTCATCCTCGTCGGAGGGCAGAGCCGCTTCCCGCTGGTGCACGAGAAGATCACCCGGTTCTTCGGCAAGCCGCCCAGCAAGGGCGTGCACCCGGACGAGGCCGTCGCGCTGGGCGCGGCGCTGCTGGCGCACAGCCTGGGACAGCTCGAGGGCGTGGTCCTCATCGACGTGCTGCCCATGGCCATCGGCGTGGGCCTGCCGGGTGGGCGCTTCAAGCCCGTGCTGGAGCGCAACACGTCGCTGCCGGCCACCAAGAGCTACTCGCTCTCCACGCACCGCGACGGGCAGACGGAGCTGGAGCTCACGGTGTTCCAGGGTGACTCCGACAAGGCGTCGGACAACGAGTACCTGGGCACGCTGAAGCTGGCGGGGCTGCCCAAGCGGCCGCGCGGCGGCGTGCAGGTGTCCATCACCTTCGAGGTGAACAACGAGTCCCTGCTGAAGGTCACCGCGCGCGAGGCCACCTCGGGCCGCGTGGTGACGAGCACCTTCTCCACCCGGGACACCCCCGAGGCGGTGAAGGCGAAGCTGGCGCAGATGGAGGCCGAGAGCATGTCGGCCTCCAGCGCGCACGCGGGCGCGGTGGCCACGGGCCCCGCGTCGCCCGTCAAGGCGCCCACCGAGGCGGTGCCGGCTCACGCGGCCGGGGCGCACACCCAGGCGCCGAAGTCACCACCGGCGCCCAGGGGTGCCACCCAGGCGCCTGCGGGAGTACATGCGGCGACCGCGGCCGTGACGGTCCCGAAGCAGAAGGGCTTCATGCGCTGGCTCAAGGGCCTCTTCGGACGGGCCTGA